The Neurospora crassa OR74A linkage group IV, whole genome shotgun sequence genome has a segment encoding these proteins:
- a CDS encoding ribosomal L1 domain-containing protein 1, with amino-acid sequence MSKSTAIVKASDAVASPVDPNQITKASKALLAHIKKATAASTAVSKNLLADEESTVAETPIWLTLTTKKHIADTNRLQPSKIVLPNPLNADNESTICIIVADPQRHYKNVVASEEFPEDLRNRITRVIDVTHLKAKFKTYEAQRQLFNDHDIFLADDRIVNRLPKHLGKTFFKSTAKRPVPVVFMKQREKVDGKRVAKPKGPKSKRDPVENVNARPTPEIVTEIRKAIGSALVSLSPSTNTAIKVGYASWDAEKLAANVEKVINELVERFVPHKWSNVRSFYLKGPETAALPIYQTDELWLDDSKVIADGAEPEKANIGKKRKAADDETEAKAEEGAKDESRPKKKAKKAAAAAALPESNDDKLDKEIATRKATLRKQKAAAKKAVEV; translated from the exons ATGTCCAAGTCCACAGCCATTGTCAAGGCGTCTGACGCCGTCGCCTCTCCCGTTGACCCCAACCAG ATCACCAAGGCTTCCAAGGCCCTTCTCGCCCACATCAAGAAGGCTACCGCCGCCTCTACTGCCGTTTCCAAGAACCTTCTCGCCGATGAGGAGTCGACTGTTGCCGAGACCCCGATCTGGCTtaccctcaccaccaagaaGCACATCGCCGACACCAACCGTCTGCAACCCTCCAAGATCGTCCTCCCCAACCCCCTGAACGCCGATAACGAGTCTACCATCTGCATCATCGTCGCCGACCCTCAGCGCCACTACAAGAACGTTGTCGCTTCTGAAGAGTTCCCCGAGGACCTGCGCAACCGCATCACCCGCGTCATCGACGTTACTCACCTCAAGGCCAAGTTCAAGACATACGAGGCCCAGCGCCAGCTGTTCAACGACCATGACATCTTCCTTGCCGACGACAGAATTGTCAACCGTCTTCCCAAGCACCTGGGCAAAACCTTCTTCAAGAGCACCGCCAAGCGCCCCGTTCCTGTTGTGTTTATGAAGCAGAGGGAGAAGGTTGACGGCAAGCGGGTGGCCAAGCCCAAGGGTCCCAAGTCCAAGCGCGACCCCGTGGAGAATGTCAATGCTAGACCTACACCAGAGATTGTGACCGAGATCCGCAAGGCCATTGGCTCGGCGCTCGTTTCG CTGAGCCCCTCCACCAACACCGCCATCAAGGTCGGCTACGCCAGCTGGGACGCCGAGAAGCTCGCGGCGAACGTCGAGAAGGTCATCAACGAGCTTGTCGAGCGCTTCGTGCCCCACAAGTGGAGCAACGTCAGGAGTTTCTACCTCAAGGGCCCCGAGACAGCGGCCCTTCCCATCTACCAGACCGACGAGCTCTGGCTCGACGACAGCAAGGTCATCGCCGACGGCGCCGAGCCCGAGAAGGCCAACATTggcaagaagcgcaaggccgccgacgacgagacTGAGGCTAAGGCCGAGGAGGGTGCTAAGGACGAGAGcaggccgaagaagaaggccaagaaggctgctgctgccgccgctttGCCTGAGAGCAATGACGACAAGCTCGACAAGGAGATTGCCACGCGGAAAGCGACATTGAGGAAGCAGAAGGCTGCGGCGAAGAAGGCTGTTGAGGtttaa